A section of the Neorhizobium galegae bv. orientalis str. HAMBI 540 genome encodes:
- a CDS encoding CobW family GTP-binding protein: protein MSSARSRIPVSILTGFLGAGKSTLLNRILKDPGTSDTAVIINEFGEVGIDNFLVEASGDALLEIANGCLCCTVRGELVDSLASIMDGIQTGRLRPIRRIVIETTGLADPAPVMQSVMGNPVIAQNFELDGVITVIDAVNGVSTLDRHQEAVKQVAVADRLIISKQSMADASQLAALKSRLAALNPRALIVDGDSEEAGTAAVLVNGLYDPATKIADVDRWLHDEMANDAEEHHHHNHGHNHHDDHHHSHEHHGDGHHHHHHDVNRHGDDIRSFSIIHDKPIDPMAIEMFIDLLRSAHGEKLLRMKAIVALSDNPDRPLVLHGVQSVFHPPQRLPKWPDGSDRRTRMVLITQGLEEAFVSDLFAAFTGQPRVDRPDRAALEDNPLAVPGLRM from the coding sequence ATGTCCTCTGCCCGCAGCCGGATTCCAGTCTCCATCCTCACCGGGTTTCTCGGCGCAGGAAAATCGACCCTGCTGAACCGCATCCTGAAGGATCCCGGCACCAGCGATACGGCGGTGATCATCAACGAGTTCGGCGAGGTCGGGATCGACAATTTCCTGGTCGAAGCGTCCGGCGATGCGCTGCTGGAGATTGCCAATGGCTGCCTCTGCTGCACGGTGCGCGGTGAGCTGGTGGATTCGCTCGCCTCGATCATGGATGGCATCCAGACCGGCCGTCTGAGGCCGATCCGCCGCATCGTCATCGAAACGACGGGCCTTGCGGATCCTGCGCCGGTCATGCAGTCGGTGATGGGTAACCCGGTCATCGCGCAGAATTTCGAGCTCGACGGCGTCATCACCGTGATCGATGCGGTGAACGGTGTCTCCACGCTCGACCGTCATCAGGAAGCGGTGAAGCAGGTGGCGGTGGCCGACCGGCTGATCATCTCCAAACAGTCAATGGCGGACGCTTCTCAGTTGGCGGCGCTGAAAAGCCGGCTCGCCGCGCTCAACCCGCGGGCGCTGATCGTCGATGGTGACAGCGAGGAGGCCGGCACGGCTGCCGTTCTGGTGAACGGCCTCTACGACCCGGCGACGAAGATCGCCGACGTGGATCGCTGGCTGCACGACGAGATGGCGAACGATGCCGAAGAGCATCATCATCACAATCATGGTCATAACCACCACGATGATCATCACCATAGCCATGAGCACCACGGGGATGGGCACCACCACCATCATCACGACGTGAACCGTCACGGCGACGACATCCGCTCCTTCTCGATCATCCACGACAAGCCGATCGATCCGATGGCGATCGAGATGTTCATCGACCTGCTGCGCTCGGCCCACGGCGAGAAGCTGCTTAGGATGAAGGCGATCGTGGCGCTCTCCGACAACCCGGATCGGCCGTTGGTGCTGCATGGGGTGCAGAGCGTCTTCCATCCGCCGCAGCGCCTGCCGAAATGGCCTGACGGCTCCGACCGGCGCACCCGCATGGTGCTGATTACTCAAGGGTTGGAAGAAGCTTTCGTCTCGGATCTTTTTGCCGCATTCACCGGCCAGCCCCGCGTCGACCGGCCGGACCGTGCGGCGCTGGAAGACAATCCGCTCGCCGTCCCCGGCCTTCGAATGTAG
- a CDS encoding sulfurtransferase TusA family protein — MTSRTAGLYDLRGLKCPLPVLKTRRRLKGMPSGTELTIETTDPLAGIDIPHFCNQEGHELVRSEKTETGHRFLIRKG, encoded by the coding sequence ATGACCTCGCGGACCGCAGGCCTCTACGATCTGAGAGGCCTGAAGTGTCCCCTGCCCGTCCTGAAGACGCGCCGTCGGCTGAAAGGCATGCCAAGCGGCACAGAGCTTACGATCGAAACCACCGATCCCCTGGCCGGCATCGACATCCCGCATTTCTGCAATCAGGAAGGCCACGAACTGGTCCGCTCGGAAAAGACCGAGACGGGGCACCGGTTTCTGATCCGCAAGGGTTAA